GAAACACAAAGCAAACCCAAGATAAAAAGCGCTTGACTTGGAGCGCACTCCAGATGATATGCTCTTTATTGATTGATACTTTTTCTCATTTATTGTATAATAGGAACACTTAATGAGATGTGTCTATTTCACCAGGAAAAGGAGTATTACATATGGAAAAATCAAAAGTGTATTTTACAGATTTCCGCACCGTTGCATTTGGGGACGGACTCACAATGAAGCTTAAAAAGCTGATCAAAAAAGCCGGGATCGGCGATATTGACATGGACGGGAAGTTCGTCGCCATCAAGATGCATTTCGGCGAGCTGGGGAATATCAGTTTCCTGCGGCCCAACTATGCAAGGGCTGTGGTGGACGTGGTAAAGGAACTGGGCGGAAAGCCATTTTTAACCGACTGCAACACCATGTATCCAGGCAGCCGCAAGAATGCGCTGGAGCACCTGGAATGTGCATGGGAGAACGGATTTACCCCGCTGACCGTCGGCTGCCCGATCATCATCGGCGACGGCTTAAAGGGAACAGACGATATCGGAGTGCCGGTTGTCGGAGGCGAATATGTAAAGGAAGCAATGATCGGACGCGCCGTGATGGATGCAGATGTATTTATCAGCCTCACCCACTTTAAAGGACATGAGGCGACTGGTTTTGGCGGCGCCCTCAAGAATATCGGCATGGGCTGCGGTTCCCGTGCGGGCAAGAAAGAACAGCACTGCAGCGGCAAGCCCGTCATTGATGAAGCGTTATGCCGCGGCTGTACAAAATGCCAGCGGGAATGTGCCAACAGCGGTCTTGTCTTTGACGAGAGCACGAAAAAAATGCATGTGGATCTGGACAACTGCGTGGGCTGCGGACGCTGCCTGGGCGCCTGCAACTTCGACGCCATCAACTTCAGCGGAGATGACGCCGTGGAGCTGTTGGACCGCCGCATTGCGGAATACACCAAGGCTGTCGTGGACGGGCGCCCGAACTTCCACATCTCCCTGATCGTGGATGTGTCCCCCAACTGTGACTGCCATGGTGAGAATGACGCGCCGATCCTTCCGAACATCGGTATGTTCGCATCCTTTGACCCGCTGGCCTTAGACCAGGCCTGCGTGGACGCCTGCCTTGCAGCCGCTCCGATGCCGAACAGCCAGCTGTCCGACCATCTGGCGGACCCGCATTTCCACGACCACCACGACCATTTCAAGAATTCCACACCGGAATCCGAGTGGCGCGCCTGCTTAGAGCACGCCGAGAAGATCGGCCTGGGAAGCCGGGAGTATGAGCTGGTAGACTGCAGATAGGGACATATTTTAAAGCGCCGAAGAATCTTGATATCGCTGATTCTTCGGCGCTTTTTTATATAACAGGAAAGTTCGTCCTGTTATATAAAAAGCCCTCCGGGCAGGATCGCACTGCGGCGGAGATGAATGATGTCGCTGAAGCGACCTGCCGCAGGCGGAGAATCCTGCAAGCAGGATTCTTTGTTATTTGAGATAACAGTCACGCCCGTACCGCCCACCGCATCTTTGTAGATTTGGCCCGGCTGTTGCGCACGCATTCCTCGGCGGAAGGCCGGATGACCTCCTCCGCGATATCGCTGTAAAGCCCCGCTTTCTTATATTGTTTAAATGACTTTTTTACGAGACGGTCCTCACCGGAATGAAAGGTCAGGATCGCTGCGCGGCCCCCGGGAGCCAGCACATGGGGCAGCTTGTCCAGAAATGCATAAAGCACTTCAAACTCGCTGTTGATATCGATCCTCAGCGCCTGGAAAGTCCGGGCGCAGGACTTTTTCACCGCATCCTTCCTCTTATCCTCAGGTATAAATGACAGAGTCTTTTCAATGATCTCCCTGACCCTCGTGGTCGTATCCACCGGTTTCCCATGACGGACCTCTCTGACGATTGCCTCCGCGATCTCCGCCGCATAAGGCTCATCCGCATTCTCCAGGAGCATCCCCGTCAGCTCCTCCTGATCGATGGTCCGCAGCCTTTCTGCCGCCGTGATCCCCTTCTCCGGATTCAGACGAAGGTCCAGCGGCCCTTCAAACTTGTAGGAAAATCCGCGCTCCGGGTTGTCGATCTGCATGGACGACACGCCTAAGTCCGCCAGGACGAAATCAAACGGTCCTGCCTCCTGTGCGATCTGGTCGATATCCGCGAAATTCATCTGGCGGATCGTCAGGATCTCCTCCCCATACCCCAGATCTGCCAGACGCTTTTTCGTCTTCGCAGACTCGATCGGGTCTACGTCCAGAGCATAGATATGCCCATCGCCTTCCAGGCATTTTAACATGGCCTGGGTATGCCCGCCATATCCAAGCGTCGCGTCCAGCCCTTTCTGGCCCGGACGGATCTGTAAAAATCCCAGGATTTCATTGACACAGATAGAAATGTGCATCCCTGCCGGCGTGCTGCCCTTCTGGATGACCTTTTCTACGGTATCGGCGTATTTTTCCGGGTTCAGCTCCTTATATTTTTCTTTGTAATTTTTCGGATGGGTTCCTTTGTAGCGCACTCTGCGCTTGTGGGGCTGCCCGCCTCCTGCCTGATGCTGCTTATCCGTTTCCATATCTCTGCTCCTTATCTGTCAACTATTTACATTCTTCCGGCCGCTACGATCCGGTCGATCACGTCAAGATAGGCACCGCTCTCATAAGCCGACCATATGGGTTCACATGCCTTGCGGAACGCCAAAAGCTGCTCATCCGTCGGCACAATGATCGTAACCTGGCGTTTTTCCATCTCCTGCCGCGCCTTTACCTCGGCCTCATCCCACAGCTTCTGCTGATAGGCCCACGATTCCAGCGCAGTCTCGTCTATCATCTCCAGATCCTTCTCCTCCAGCTTCCCACGGCTCACCTCGCTCATGACCAGCATGTCTGCATTCCTGGTGTGGGCGTCCTCCACGAAATACGGCGCCACCCTTTCATATCCCTGTTCCAGATAATTCACCATGGAATTCTCCGCCGCTGACACCGCGCCTTCCTGAAGCGCCGCATACACATCGCCATATTCCAGCACCACCGGAATCCCGCCAAGCTCCTCTACCATGGACATCATCAGCCGCGATTCCTGCACACGCACCAGCATCCCTTCCATATCTGAAGGGCCATAAACCGGCTTCTTTGAGTAAAAGCACCTGGCTCCGCCGTCATAATAAGTCAGTCCATACATATGCAGCTTCTCCATGGACTCCCCCCGGAGCACTGCCATCCCGATATCGCCGCCGTGCACCTTCCGGAAATGCTCCGTATCCTCGTACACATAGGGCATCACAAATGCATGAAATTCCGGTACATAGTTGGTCATAACTGACACGTCGGTCTTTACCATGTCGATGCTGCCGTACTGGAGCTGTTCGAGACAGGAGAATGAATCCCCCAGCGCGCTGTCGTTATATACCTCAATGTGGATGCGTCCGTCGCTGCGCTCTTCCACCTGGTCCGCAAACCATTCAATGGCTGCGCTGGTGCAGCTGTCCGACGGAAGATTATTCGCAAGAGTCAGAACGACCGGCTCTGCTGTATCCGTATCCGCTTCTGCCTCCATCTCCGCCTGTTGGCATGCGGTAATCATCATGGCTGCTGCCGCCACGATCATCCAAATCCTTTTCTTCAATGCTGACGCCTCTCTTTTCAGATTGATTCTATCTGTTATTGTATATAAATCCAGAATATTTAGCAAGATAATTTTGTATAGCTGCAGTAACCTGTTCAGACCACCGGAGGTTTCCCTATGTTCATCAGTATCATTGCCTATTTTTTCATTCCTGCCTACACT
This portion of the Clostridium sp. AN503 genome encodes:
- a CDS encoding DUF362 domain-containing protein, which codes for MEKSKVYFTDFRTVAFGDGLTMKLKKLIKKAGIGDIDMDGKFVAIKMHFGELGNISFLRPNYARAVVDVVKELGGKPFLTDCNTMYPGSRKNALEHLECAWENGFTPLTVGCPIIIGDGLKGTDDIGVPVVGGEYVKEAMIGRAVMDADVFISLTHFKGHEATGFGGALKNIGMGCGSRAGKKEQHCSGKPVIDEALCRGCTKCQRECANSGLVFDESTKKMHVDLDNCVGCGRCLGACNFDAINFSGDDAVELLDRRIAEYTKAVVDGRPNFHISLIVDVSPNCDCHGENDAPILPNIGMFASFDPLALDQACVDACLAAAPMPNSQLSDHLADPHFHDHHDHFKNSTPESEWRACLEHAEKIGLGSREYELVDCR
- the rsmH gene encoding 16S rRNA (cytosine(1402)-N(4))-methyltransferase RsmH, producing the protein METDKQHQAGGGQPHKRRVRYKGTHPKNYKEKYKELNPEKYADTVEKVIQKGSTPAGMHISICVNEILGFLQIRPGQKGLDATLGYGGHTQAMLKCLEGDGHIYALDVDPIESAKTKKRLADLGYGEEILTIRQMNFADIDQIAQEAGPFDFVLADLGVSSMQIDNPERGFSYKFEGPLDLRLNPEKGITAAERLRTIDQEELTGMLLENADEPYAAEIAEAIVREVRHGKPVDTTTRVREIIEKTLSFIPEDKRKDAVKKSCARTFQALRIDINSEFEVLYAFLDKLPHVLAPGGRAAILTFHSGEDRLVKKSFKQYKKAGLYSDIAEEVIRPSAEECVRNSRAKSTKMRWAVRA
- the dctP gene encoding TRAP transporter substrate-binding protein DctP; protein product: MKKRIWMIVAAAAMMITACQQAEMEAEADTDTAEPVVLTLANNLPSDSCTSAAIEWFADQVEERSDGRIHIEVYNDSALGDSFSCLEQLQYGSIDMVKTDVSVMTNYVPEFHAFVMPYVYEDTEHFRKVHGGDIGMAVLRGESMEKLHMYGLTYYDGGARCFYSKKPVYGPSDMEGMLVRVQESRLMMSMVEELGGIPVVLEYGDVYAALQEGAVSAAENSMVNYLEQGYERVAPYFVEDAHTRNADMLVMSEVSRGKLEEKDLEMIDETALESWAYQQKLWDEAEVKARQEMEKRQVTIIVPTDEQLLAFRKACEPIWSAYESGAYLDVIDRIVAAGRM